One window of Halichondria panicea chromosome 7, odHalPani1.1, whole genome shotgun sequence genomic DNA carries:
- the LOC135339175 gene encoding uncharacterized protein LOC135339175 yields MATKEQNQDSTTSCPPSRERVLLNHKLSSYRDYLQSRYREPDSTSVTQWPPVSTKTIFKLAMIQKEKIQRGRIDDEFFRLSITGKIDDILLQKTPVDLINIFSEIIDRRNFVLIEGAPGSGKSTLALHICQEWAKGKLFQELDIAILVKLRDPLVREAITIADILPCIYTAE; encoded by the exons ATGGCtactaaagagcagaaccaag actccaccacctcgtgtcctccctcccgagagagggtcctgctgaaccacaagctgtcctcgtacagggactacctacaaagtcgctacagagaaccagactccacatcagtcacacaatggcctcccgtctcaacaaaaacaattttcaaactggccatgattcagaaggagaaAATACAGAGAGGCAGAATTGACGATGAATTTTTTAGACTATCAATCACAGGAAAAATTGACGATATTttacttcaaaaaactccGGTTGACTTGATAAACATTTTCTCTGAGATTATAGATAGacgaaactttgtgttgattgaaggagctcccggctctggcaagagcacccttgctctacacatctgtcaggagtgggcaaaggggaaactgttccaagagctcgatattgcaatcctcgtGAAACTAAGAGATCCCCTCGTTAGAGAAGCCATTACAATTGCTGACATACTTCCCTGCATTTATACGGCCgaataa
- the LOC135338904 gene encoding protein EFR3 homolog B-like — MATCFCCPKPRYKRLVDGLFPEDPQTPTPVSANMDKLLFFAQTSPDHLDNIGEYLALRLRRSLQRERNGHVSVALQVTEKLLSACDSRKLQLIVDSYLDILHNMLETSNTELHIMATNSFVKFAEREEGNTPYHRQYDFLIHRFASLSLTKNVDDADKYHETQMAGLQRLRGVIKKIGRQDNLQMNIWDLGHMNKIVPPFLFNMHSHSVAQSRESGEIQPVVEEGDSLGGYSQDSLTELITFAGLSHIDSVLKPILQ, encoded by the exons ATGGCGACGTGCTTCTGCTGCCCCAAACCTCGCTACAAACGGCTGGTTGATGGGCTCTTCCCAGAGGACCCTCAAACACCCACACCTGTGTCTGCTAATATGGACAAGCTGCTCTTCTTTGCTCAAACCTCCCCTGACCATCTGGACAATATTGGAGAGTACCTCGCTCTGAGACTGCGTCGGAGCCTGCAAAGAGAGAGAAATGG GCATGTGAGTGTGGCTCTGCAAGTGACGGAGAAGCTGCTGTCAGCCTGTGACTCACGAAAGCTCCAGTTGATTGTGGATAGCTACCTGGATATACTGCATAATATGCTGGAAACTAGCAACACAGAACTGCATATCATGGCCACCAATTCG tttgtgaAGTTTGCCGAGCGAGAGGAAGGGAACACCCCCTACCACAGACAGTACGACTTCCTCATCCACCGCTTTGCCTCTCTTAGCCTCACCAAGAATGTCGACGACGCCGACAAATATCACGA GACGCAGATGGCTGGGTTGCAACGGCTGAGGGGAGTAATAAAGAAGATTGGTCGGCAAGACAACCTCCAGATGAACATTTGGGACCTAGGTCACATGAACAAGATagtgccgcccttcctcttcaATATGCACAGTCACAGTGTCGCCCAGTCaag AGAGTCTGGTGAGATCCAGCctgttgtggaggagggggacagTCTGGGAGGGTACTCTCAGGATAGTCTCACTGAGCTCATCACTTTTGCCGGACTCTCTCACATCGACAGTGTCCTCAAGCCAATACTGCAGTAA
- the LOC135338905 gene encoding NACHT, LRR and PYD domains-containing protein 3-like, producing the protein MELTYCFVSPDSTTSCPPSRERVLLNHKLSSYRDYLQSRYRARVSTSATQWPPVPTNKVFKLAMIQKEKIQRGRIDDEFVKLTITGKIDDILLQKTPIDLMNIFSEIGNRQNFVLIEGAPGSGKSTLALHICQEWAKGKLFQEFDIAILVRLRDPLVKEAKTIEDLLPCRNSTLACQIGATISGTDGKGVLWVLDGWDELPSDLPRDSIINKLIRPDMSQKGALHESAVIVTSRPSSSAELHPLVSSRVEVLGFTPHQLEQYFTECLEGDSQAVQTLLERIRENPVVEGSCYLPLNASIVVNCFLSDNHSLPTSNHGIFTSVVQSSLKRYLQEKLGKTIPVGDITSPDSLPSEIRTQTVQMCQLAYHGIEANKATFTDGDLAALRITKEISNVGLLQTVPSIISDGDLVYYCFLHLSIQELLAAIHISLMSPKQQISVFQKLFGSPRFSAVFQFYAGITKLRTSRPILSLLPRFLCPVPATVFDLVRKVVKTEKEKKYYEPKPLLLSLINCLYEAEDSRLCVFVANLLNHNLDLHYTTMNPIDCLSVGYFASVCSNSSNGFTLSLSNCSIGDQGCKFLARGLSKCPNSNNDIPTDEIHIAEIIENTSSISELDLSYNAIGNSGLSTLCEAFSANISLKRLHLTKCSLTISDDNGAALYQLLNTNNSLEYLNLSFNTVTSCRHIAAGLAVNKTLRTLFLVDCELTDQSIEELSTGLINKIESLNILWGNASITEDGMKTLARHLTTHCSELTVLLIPDHLRSCIETVFRDTNKERKTNGLPEINVVY; encoded by the coding sequence ATGGaactcacctattgttttgtttccccagactccaccacctcgtgtcccccctcccgagagagggtcttgctgaaccacaagctgtcctcgtacagggactacctacaaagtcgctacagagcacgagtatccacatcagccacacaatggcctcctgtcccaacaaacaaagtcttcaaactggccatgattcagaaggagaaaatacagagaggaagaatcgacgatgaatttgttaAACTAACAATCACAGGAAAAATTGACGATATTTTGCTTCAAAAAACTCCAATTGACTTAATGAatattttctctgagattGGAAATAGACAgaactttgtgttgattgaaggagctcccggctctggcaagagcacccttgctctacacatctgtcaggagtgggcaaaggggaaactgttccaagagtttgatattgcaatcctcgtgagactgagagatcccctTGTTAAAGAAGCAAAAACAATAGAAGATCTTCTCCCTTGTAGGAATTCAACACTGGCGTGCCAAATAGGGGCAACAATTTCAGGGACTGATggcaaaggtgtactgtgggtgctggACGGATGGGACGAACTTCCTTCTGACCTCCCTAGAGACTCAATCATTAACAAACTAATTCGACCAGACATGTCACAAAAAGGAGCCCTACACGAATCAGCTGTGATTGTAACATCTCGACCGTCATCTTCggctgagctccacccactagtctcgtccagggtggaggtgttggggttcactccacatcaactagaacagtattttACCGAGTGTCTGGAaggtgactcacaagctgtgcagactctactggagagaattcgagagaacccagtggtagaaggtagctgctacctccccctcaatgcttccattgtCGTTAATTGCTTCCTTTCTGACAACCACTCCCTCCCCACATCCAACCACGGGATATTCACATCGGTTGTCCAAAGCTctctcaagagatacctcCAGGAGAAGTTGGGGAAGACCATTCCAGTGGGAGACATCACATCCCCAGACTCACTGCCCTCGGAAATCAGAACACAGACCGtacaaatgtgtcaacttgcatatcaTGGGATTGAAGCCAACAAAGCAACATTTACTGACGGTGATTTGGCTGCTCTTCGCATTACGAAGGAAATTTCAAACGTTGGATtattacaaactgttcccagCATCATTAGCGATGGTGATCTGGTTTACTACTGCTTTCTCCATCTgtctattcaagagctactagcagcaatccacatctctctcatgTCTCCCAAGCAACAAATTTCTGTATTCCAGAAGCTATTTGGTAGTCCTCGATTCAGTGCAGTCTTCCAATTTTATgctggtatcaccaaactgaGAACTAGTAGACCAATCCTCAGCTTGCTACCTCGATTCTTGTGTCCAGTTCCAGCCACTGTTTTTGATCTGGTCAGAAAGGTTGTCAAAACTGAGAAAGAGAAGAAGTATTATGAGCCGAAGCCCCTTTTGTTGTCcctcatcaattgtttgtacgaagctgaagactcgcgactgtgtgtgtttgtggctaatcTTCTTAATCACAATCTAGATCTTCATTacactacaatgaatcctATTGACTGCCTCTCTGTTGGATATTTTGCATCAGTTTGTTCCAATAGCAGTAATGGATTCACACTTAGCCTCAGCAATTGCTCTATTGGTGAccaaggctgcaaatttctggcccgaggactctccaagtgtcccaactctaataatgatattcctaCAGATGAGATACACATCGCTGAGATTATCGAGAACACTAGTTCAATATCTGAATTGGATTTGTCTTATAATGCCATTGGTAACAGTGGACTTAGCACACTCTGTGAGGCCTTCTCAGCGAACATATCATTAAAGCGCCTGCACCTGACCAAATGCTCACTAACAATATCAGAcgacaatggagctgccctctatcaacttctgaatacaaacaattccctcgaatatcttaatttgtcatttaacacagtgactagctgtcgtcacattgctgctggacttgcagtcaataagactctgagaaCATTGTTCTTGGTTGACTGTgaactgactgatcagagtatcgaggagctatcaactggactgatcaacaagattgaatCACTGAACATATTATGGGGTAATGCctcaataacagaagatggaatgaagacgcttgccagacatctaaccacccactgctctgaactgacaGTATTGTTGATACCCGACCACCTAAGATCCTGTATCGAGACAGTATTCAGGGACactaacaaagagaggaagacAAATGGACTACCCGAGATTAATGTTGTTTattaa